The following are encoded together in the Adhaeribacter arboris genome:
- a CDS encoding response regulator transcription factor — protein MQTSKDKKVVLVDDHKLFRKGMVELVNGFTGYSVVWEAENGRDFIQKLVPQDLPDVVLLDISMPVMDGFETAQWMEQRYPEVKLLALSMHNDNETIKKMLKSGVNGYVLKNADPAELRLALQTLEEEGSYYSTRVASILIEDLHKPKKVKVELTERETEFLKLACTELCYKAFAPILKVHPRVVEGIREGLFKKLQVESRVGLVLYAIKHSIFKVE, from the coding sequence ATGCAAACCAGCAAAGACAAAAAAGTTGTTTTGGTAGATGATCATAAACTGTTCCGGAAAGGAATGGTAGAATTAGTGAATGGATTTACGGGCTACTCGGTAGTGTGGGAAGCAGAGAATGGGCGAGATTTTATTCAGAAATTGGTGCCCCAGGATCTGCCCGATGTGGTACTATTAGATATTAGCATGCCGGTAATGGATGGTTTCGAAACCGCGCAATGGATGGAGCAGCGCTACCCGGAAGTAAAACTGCTAGCTTTATCCATGCACAACGATAACGAAACCATCAAGAAAATGCTTAAGTCGGGCGTAAACGGGTACGTTCTGAAAAATGCTGATCCGGCCGAACTTCGACTAGCGCTGCAAACCTTGGAAGAAGAAGGCTCTTACTATTCTACCCGCGTGGCCTCTATTTTAATTGAAGACTTGCATAAACCCAAAAAAGTTAAAGTAGAACTCACCGAACGGGAAACTGAATTTTTGAAACTAGCTTGTACCGAACTGTGCTATAAAGCTTTTGCTCCCATTTTAAAAGTGCATCCAAGAGTAGTAGAAGGAATTCGGGAAGGATTATTTAAAAAACTGCAAGTAGAATCCAGGGTAGGATTGGTACTTTACGCGATTAAACACAGCATTTTTAAAGTAGAATAA
- a CDS encoding DNA/RNA non-specific endonuclease, whose amino-acid sequence MANFKNYGGYSTSFIHSALPVSLPLLQAEQQADLAPVEGSPNNLAHYINYSLALSQSRGFPYFVAANIDGRLFKKVSRTDNWRKDSRISAVHQWGEELYKARKSDFDKGHMAKREDVQWGQTVLEARAAADTTFYFTNAVPQRAELNQQIWADLENYILHTESVPNNLRISVFTGPVLCPSDPVFVTKVLGKALQLPTLFWKVVVFTKDEEKLYRVGFLMGQEQLLRKAKIVKPKTVKIKVLATERFMEFEDAETYQVNIGTIEELTKLILPAAQDIYQDDRPTKLVLEEVDLNARLATPEAIAELGYRIPNLVI is encoded by the coding sequence ATGGCAAATTTCAAAAACTACGGAGGTTATTCAACGTCTTTTATTCATTCGGCCTTACCCGTTTCGTTGCCCTTGTTACAAGCCGAGCAACAAGCCGATTTAGCTCCCGTAGAAGGCAGCCCGAATAACCTGGCGCACTATATCAATTACAGTCTGGCATTAAGTCAATCGCGGGGCTTCCCGTATTTTGTGGCCGCGAACATTGATGGTCGCTTGTTTAAAAAAGTTTCCCGTACCGATAATTGGCGCAAAGACAGTCGGATTAGTGCTGTACACCAATGGGGCGAGGAATTGTACAAAGCCCGCAAAAGTGATTTTGATAAAGGCCACATGGCCAAACGCGAAGATGTACAATGGGGTCAAACAGTTTTAGAGGCTCGGGCCGCCGCTGATACTACTTTCTATTTTACCAACGCCGTACCGCAACGCGCCGAACTGAACCAACAAATTTGGGCCGATCTAGAAAATTACATTCTGCACACCGAAAGTGTACCGAATAATTTACGGATTTCGGTTTTTACCGGGCCGGTACTTTGCCCTTCTGATCCCGTATTTGTAACCAAAGTACTGGGCAAAGCTCTACAATTGCCGACTTTGTTCTGGAAAGTAGTGGTGTTTACCAAAGACGAAGAAAAATTATACCGCGTAGGCTTTTTAATGGGACAAGAACAATTACTCCGGAAAGCTAAAATTGTAAAACCAAAAACTGTAAAAATAAAGGTTTTAGCTACGGAACGGTTTATGGAATTTGAAGATGCCGAAACTTACCAGGTAAATATTGGCACTATTGAGGAGCTAACAAAATTAATCCTACCCGCCGCGCAGGACATTTACCAGGATGACCGGCCTACTAAATTAGTGCTGGAAGAAGTAGACCTAAATGCCCGCCTCGCTACTCCTGAAGCAATTGCCGAATTAGGTTACCGCATTCCGAACTTAGTCATTTAA